TCATACAGGCGGGGATTCCCGTTATGGGACATTTGGGATTGACGCCACAGTCCATTTATAAGTTCGGCACCTATACTGTTCGGGCCAAGGAAGAGGCCGAAGCCAAAAAACTCAAAGAGGACGCTAAGATGCTCGAGAAAATTGGTTGTTTTGGTGTGGTCCTTGAAAAAATTCCGGCCCAATTGGCCAAAGAGGTTGCGGAAAGCCTGACGATTCCGGTCATTGGTATTGGAGCGGGTGGCGGAGTCGATGGCCAGGTACTTGTGGTACACGATTTATTGGGTATGACCCATGAGTTCAATCCCCGGTTCCTAAGGCGCTATATGAATCTTTATGACGAAATGGGTGCTGCTATCGGGAATTATGTCACCGACGTAAAGAGCAAGAGTTTTCCAAGTGAGGACGAAAGCTATTAAAACAATAGCACCAAAATAGAATGTCCTTGTCCGTTCGTTCCACCCATAGTAACCTTCATGTGCTATTCGAAGACAATCACTTAATTGTTGTCAATAAACGTCCAGGTGACATTGTACAAGGGGATAAAACAGGAGATGTTCCCTTATCCGACGTAGTCAAAACCTATCTCAAAACCAAGTATGACAAACCTGGAAATGTCTACTTGGGAGTTGTACACCGACTGGACAGGCCTACTTCGGGAATTCTGGTCTTTGCCAAAACTTCCAAGGCCTTGCCACGCCTGAACAAGTTGTTCTCCGAAGGGAAAACGAAGAAAGTGTATTGGGCCGTAGTAACCCGGACACCGCCCAAAGACAGGGATATCTTGGTCCACTGGTTGGTGCGCAATCCCAAACAAAACAAATCGTATGCCCATAGCAAGGAGGTATCCAATGGCAAGAAGGCAATTTTGGAGTATAAAGTGATCAAAAAATTGGATAACCATGTGCTCCTGGAAATCGACCTAAAAACGGGACGGCACCACCAAATTCGAGCGCAATTGGCCACGATTGGATCTACCATTAAGGGAGATTTGAAATACGGAGCCCCCAGGAGCAATAAAGATGGCAGTATACACTTGCACGCCAGGACACTTACCCTGGAGCACCCGGTAAAAAAGCAATCGATTTCCTTTGTCGCACCACCACCGGAAGATGCGGTTTGGAAGGCATGTCCGTAATTTTTGTACGACCACAGGTATTGGCAATGGTTTCAGTTCGTTAAAAGATGATGGACTTGCCCCTGCCCGCGAGGTCCATTGGCGCAACTTGTTTTTTTCCAGTCTTAAATTTACATTTTTTGGGTGCGAAGGCTTTCTATGGCCACTGCACTCAAAATCAATGTTCCCCCGAGCACGGTAACCAACGAAGGGATTTCCTTTAAAAAAATGGCACCAAGAATGATTCCATATATGGGTTGGACACTACTAAGGATACTTATGGTCGTAATGGAGAAATAGCGGAAACAGCCCAGAAACATCGTATGTCCAATAGCCGTGGTCAAGAGTGCCAAAATAAAAACCCAGGGCAGTTGGTCAGGTACCGCGTTAATGGCATCGGTAAAAAAGAAGGGGAACAAAACCACAACAATAACAATCATTTGAAAACACATCAGGCTGGAACCGTTGTAATCGGTTACACGGTTTTTCAATATGATGTTTCTTAGGGAATACAGGATTGCCGAAAAAATCCCTATCGCTACGGCGATGGTATTGCCATTTTCAAAGTCAAGATTCGGATTTAAAAGATAAATTCCCCCAAGGACCAATAATCCCAGTAGCAGATGTATCTTTTGAAACCTGGTTTTTAGAATCAAAGGCTCCAGAAAAGAGGTAATAATGGGATAGGTAAAAAGTGATAACATTCCAATGGCCACACTGGAAAGCTGTAAGGAATAAAAATAGGTTATCCAGTGGGCACCCAAAAAGATACCACTCAATACAATGGGCAAACGATGCCGTTTATCCGTTTTAAAGGAAAAACCTTTATAACGACAATACGCATAGAGAATAACAAGGGCCAAAACCGAACGTAGGGCTATGGTAAGGGGAACAGGTAAATCAATATATCTTCCCAAAGCACCCGAAGTGCCCATAAAGATCATGGCAAAGTTTATTTCAACAAGGTGGGCAAAGGGTTGGTTTTTTAGCTGCAAAATGATGGTTATCTGGTTAGGGTCAAGGCTTTCTCCCTAATGATTTCCGCCACTGGCCTATTTTGAAGGTGACTTTCCAACCAGGATAGAATATCCAGATACAGGAAAGCCCTTTTCTCATAGGGGTGGTCTTCATATTTTTTCAATTCGTTGTACAGTTTTTGAAATTCCCCTTTGAGCTCAGTGGGGTAAATATCACCCAAACTCCTTAAGAACTTGATCATTTCATGCTGAACGGCATGTAGATCGTTCATTTTCAGCAAGAATTTATAAGTGCTCTTAAGCTGTACCTCCAGATGATAATCCATTCCTGCCTCATAATGGGCAACCAAACTCAGTACCCGGGCAAAGCACATGAGGTCCTCACGCATTTTAAGCTGCTTGTTATTGATGATTTTCTTAAGATAGGCGATGCAATTTTTATGATCGCCACAACCAAAGTACAAACAGGCTATTTTGTAATATAGCAGCATGATATGGTGTTGGTCTATTCGATCGCTGTGCTTCTTGATACCATACTCGATAATATTCACCAGGTACAGGCCCTTGTCAAAGGTTCCCTCCAAAAAATGAAGGTTTAATTTATTGCTGTTCAGATAGAGGAAGGAAAGGGAGGCAATATTGTCATTTTTTGGAAAATGATCATTGGAGACTATCCTTTCCAATTGCTGTAGGGTTTCCCGAAATTGGGAGCTGTACTTCACAAAAAACAAGGATTCCAAAAGGTAATGGTTACCCTTGAGATAAAACACGGGATTCAAATAAATCATTTCCTCATTTTCGTGGAACAGATCTACCCATTTACTGGAATATCTATAGGCGGAAAGGAAATCTTGGGTCAATAGACTGTACCAAAGATGTGCTTTGTACAGCCAAAGTTTCTCCCTAAAGCCCAAGTCATCCAAGGTATAAACGGGCAAATTGGCCTCAAAATAATCCTTAACGCCCCTTAAATCGTCATCATTTCTAACATAACCCACCTTAAGCATTTTTCCATATAACTGGAGGGACAGATTGGATAATTTACTGGTCATAAGATTATGTTCCGAAAGTGTTTTGGCCTGGTTGGCCAGTTCCTCGGCCCTATCCGGTATACTGCGGGTTATGTATTGGGTTTCAATTATTTTTTCGAGCTCAACAATTTCGTAGGCCACATTTTTCTCCTGATTCTCAATAGCCATGGTTTTGGCCTTGTCCAAAAGTTTTAAGCTCTGTTTGTAAAGTCCCTTTTGATACAAAATGGTGGCAAAATCAAGTTGCTCCCTAATCTGCACCCTAATATTCTGATTCACAGGGTTTAACCGGAGGCTTATCAGGATTTGTTTATAGAGATGCGCTTTAAGATTGGATAACTGTGCTTTTTTCACAATACCGCTGGAAAGGATCTGTGCCTCATCATACGATCGCAGTTTATCCAACAAATTGAACAATGCCAGAAATTTGGCATCCGTGTTTACCCCCAACCTACCCACATACAATTTAAATTGTCTTTTTTCTGACTTTGATAGGGATTTGACCAAAACAAACAGACTGTCCTTGGGGGTGCTAACCATCGTAAAA
The sequence above is a segment of the Muricauda sp. SCSIO 64092 genome. Coding sequences within it:
- the panB gene encoding 3-methyl-2-oxobutanoate hydroxymethyltransferase, with amino-acid sequence MSTAKKEYKRVTVKSLVEMKQNGEKISMLTAYDYSMAKIVDSANVDVILVGDSASNVMAGHETTLPITLDQMIYHASSVVKAAKRALVVVDIPFGSYQSDSKGALRSAIRIMKESGAHAVKVEGGVEIKDSVKRIIQAGIPVMGHLGLTPQSIYKFGTYTVRAKEEAEAKKLKEDAKMLEKIGCFGVVLEKIPAQLAKEVAESLTIPVIGIGAGGGVDGQVLVVHDLLGMTHEFNPRFLRRYMNLYDEMGAAIGNYVTDVKSKSFPSEDESY
- a CDS encoding RluA family pseudouridine synthase produces the protein MSLSVRSTHSNLHVLFEDNHLIVVNKRPGDIVQGDKTGDVPLSDVVKTYLKTKYDKPGNVYLGVVHRLDRPTSGILVFAKTSKALPRLNKLFSEGKTKKVYWAVVTRTPPKDRDILVHWLVRNPKQNKSYAHSKEVSNGKKAILEYKVIKKLDNHVLLEIDLKTGRHHQIRAQLATIGSTIKGDLKYGAPRSNKDGSIHLHARTLTLEHPVKKQSISFVAPPPEDAVWKACP
- a CDS encoding DMT family transporter translates to MQLKNQPFAHLVEINFAMIFMGTSGALGRYIDLPVPLTIALRSVLALVILYAYCRYKGFSFKTDKRHRLPIVLSGIFLGAHWITYFYSLQLSSVAIGMLSLFTYPIITSFLEPLILKTRFQKIHLLLGLLVLGGIYLLNPNLDFENGNTIAVAIGIFSAILYSLRNIILKNRVTDYNGSSLMCFQMIVIVVVLFPFFFTDAINAVPDQLPWVFILALLTTAIGHTMFLGCFRYFSITTISILSSVQPIYGIILGAIFLKEIPSLVTVLGGTLILSAVAIESLRTQKM